The genomic DNA AGGAGGTCGCAGCTTCATTTAAGTAGCTGTTAATTATACTGTCGTCGGTTAAGCGGCGCTGCAAGTTCTCACTGTCAACATTACTATCTTAACCACAAATCATTAACTGCAGGGTGTGGAACAGCAATGCCACACATGGAAGAGCTCAAAGACTACATCAAGACTGGTcaatcgaaaaaaaaaactgtttcaaaatcatcttttgagatgAGAGAACTTCTGCATCCATCTCTGTATCCAtcccacaaacaaaaaatgttcttttcaggGAAACTCTTTTACTGGTTATTACCGGGTCAAAATTTCACATTCTAACATCTAAATCATATTATTTTAGGTTGAGATCTCAGTTCTGATCTGTTCTCTAACATTgactcatttcatttttcttttatgtttcagcaacaagaaacaaagaaattacttaaaaaaatgtctgaatcactaaatgaaaaatgtgtttttaacatgttcttgtggcatttttctgacgatggaggacagagaaatctttattcaaatttttgtgaattgggaacagacaaaaaagaaaaaaaaaaaaagcttatttgtggTGTAAAAACTATGCTGGGTGgaccacaagctctctgctctggtctattctgatgcatccacttgcagacaaatagaccaATGAACAGCCagatagctccaaaattgctcgccatttttgttgcatctgtagttGGGTTGGGGGactgaggggctgtaagctagcaggagagtgtgtaaacagagagctctcagttatgggtgatgagAAAGGAGGGTAGAGTTGCTCTGGGCAAACATTCTCCCTCACTTAGAGAcaaactcagaggtgagtttctaatgagTACATGCCGCTCTGCAAAAATAATGGAAAACGACACACTGGAAGCACTTTAAAAgttgatcaaaatatgattgaagtgggacttttagATAGCTCTGTGTTTAACAAAACACTTATAAATTATTATAGTGGTAAAGGAACCTTTTCAAAACTCGTTTACTGTAACACATCTCCCTTTAAGCAGCTTTTAATGAGTAGTTTCTGGCTTAGTGGTTAATGATAAAACATCAATTCaacattgtatgattttttgATTCAAGttgatctgctgcagcagcaggaggaggatctTATTTTACACAggttgggttttattttgaaaggaacttgtatgtgatGAAGTTAAAATTGTCCTATTCAGAAAAATATAagctttaattaattaaaatctcaattttacacataaaaggtttaatgtacacaaaaacatattttttaacataatgaagAGTGACTTTATggctcttgtttttttgttttttagcattaaaggtcGCAGACCCCTAGTATAAACTAATATGTTGATGCTTTCATATTTATGTCCACAAGGGGGCGCCAAATAACCCGTGACCACATGCTGACTTCACCAAATGTATTACAAAAACGTGACAATCTGCTGCTTCTCAGAGTTTTATTGAGTGTGAGCTACAATGACTGAGGTTTCTATCATTTCAAAGGAAACCCAGTTTTAACATCTTTTGTAAATCAGAGAATTACAGCCAGTTTTCTGCTTACAGGCAAAAAATAgaagttttattctattttgatGGGAAATTTATTGTAGGCTGGAATTTGCAGTGAACAGAAGTAGATTTTCAGATTCTCTGGTGAGGATGGATAGTCAGCAGCTTTATGTCATCTGAaagtctgtgaaaaaagaagaatgtaaCCAAGAAATAAGAATGTTTCCACCAAAAATCTGCAGATCAAAGTCAACGTGTGGCTTCTTCGACCTCGTGAGTCCTCTGACAGGTGCAGCAGCTGGTGTAGGCCTGAGCAGTGATGTCTCGTTCCCTGTCCATCTACGACTCTCCCCTCAGCACCGACTCCAGCTCCCCGCTCTCCTTCAGCTCCTTGACTATGTCCAGGCCTCCGATCAGCTCCCCTTTCACGTAGAGCTGTGGATACGTTGGCCAGTTAGAGTACGTCTTGAGGCCCTGGCGGACTTCTTCATCCTGCAGGATGTCAAAGGTGTCAAAATCCACCCCGGCGGTGTTCAGGACCTCCAGGATCTGCCTACTGAAGCCACAGCGCGCCGCCTCCTTGTTACCCTTCATGAACAGCATGACCGGGCTCTGGTTGATGATGGTCTTCAGGCGGTGCTCCAGGGTCACGGCCTTCGGGCAGGTGTTCTCCAGCTCCCCAGACTCGGCCAGCTCCTTCACGATGTCCAGCCCCCCCACCAGCTCTCCATTGACGTACAGCTGAGGGTAGGTGGGCCAGTTGGAGTACGCCTTCAGGCCCTGGCGCACCTCCTCGTCTGACAGGATGTCGAAAGTGCTGAACTGGACGCTGTGCTCCTTCAGCAGCGCCACCATCTGCCGGCTGAAGCCGCAGCGGGGCTCTTGCGTGGAGCCCTTCATGAAGAGCATGCAGGGCGCCGCGTTGATCAGCTTCTTCAGCCGCTGGTTTAAGTCCCCAGCGCCGCCGTCCGCGGCTCCTTGGGGGGATCTGCTGCCTGCCAGGCCCTGAACCTTTTTGGTGAGCTCCGCAGCGTGCGCCCCGTCCAACCGATCCACCTTCTCTCCCCCCTTGAAGAGGATAAACGTGGGGACGGAGGATATGTCATACTTTTCAGACACCTCGGGAACAGCCTCCGCCTCCAGCTTGACGAACGTCGCGTGCGCGTGTTCCTTGGCCAGCTCGGCCATCACTTCGTTCATCTGGCCGCACTGAGGAGCCCATGCCGCCTGGAAATGCACAACCGCGAGGTTTTTTCCAGCTTTCGCGAGGAAATCTTCGAACTGTTGTCGGTTCGTCGCTTCTAGCACATTCGCCATCTTTGCTTCTTTGACCTCGACAGTAGTCCGGTGCCTCTCTGACGTCACATCCGTTTAGCCCTAAAAGCTGTTAGCTGTAGCACAGCCGCGACGCTACGAACAAGTGCTCGGCTCTTAAATATAAGAGCCACCTGCGGACTCTGGATACTTTAAAAACGTTGTATGACTCAAAAGGTGAGCATTTGATGGCGTGAcgctttaaaaatttaaatgttctgCGCTCAAAGTTGATTAGAAGCTAAAAATAGCagctagcatttttagctaatcttttaggctaattagacAGTCGACgtttgtttagtttgttaaaaagttatgtttctGAATGCCAAGtgggcagattttactttttattttttgttacattgcATGTCCTAAAtcctagtttatttttttaaatccttcgTGCCCGATTTTTGCTAATGTAGCCGGGCTAACCGATTTTGACTAACGCTAACAGtaaacttaaaacaaatcttcaaatacAATACGGAGTTTTCTCACTGGTGTTCATATCAACTCTGAACATTAGAGAATAATAATCCgtcttgtctgtttttctctgtcAAACAACATGAAACTGTTGAGTAATCTGATGCTTTAACAAGTTCTGTAAAGGCCTTGTGTAcgcacattttaaaattcacaaaaacagaataatttatAACAGAATGTACAATTACAGGAACGCTATGGATGAGCAAACTTCAGACATAGAAGTGACGGTCAAAACTCTGGACTCTCAGAGCAGAACCTACACAGTTGGTGCTCAGGTAAATGAAAGTTTCTGCTTTAAATATTTGGATAAATTCATTTTGTCTTTCTTGTTCTGACTcaaattattttcattgttttgcagCTGACAGTTAAGGAGTTCAAGGAGCACATTGCTCCTTCAGTGGGCATCCCAGTGGACAAACAGAGGCTCATCTACCAGGGCAGAGTGCTGCAGGATGAAAGGACGCTGGCAGACTAcagttagtttaaaaataacatcttaAATCTTACTCCTCTTAACCTTCTAGCTCCTTGCTTCAGGGAGTATCACCATCTAAACGCTGATTTACACCAGTCCATCAGCAGAGCTTCTCCGTTGCATTGGCACAAGCAAATAGGCTGTTCATTAACCCATCGCACTGTTTACATCACATCCATCCCTCTGCAACACAACTTTAGGGAgaagttttatttctaatttgttgaCACTGCAAAAAGCTGGAAAATGAGAATCGGgtctttatttcaaaatgaaaacttaTGCTgtagtttcaaaacaaaaatgtatatagtttttttttttatatatttatttagggTGACGTGTCCATGCAATAACGCATGTAACGCTGCTGGTACTACAGGCGTGTTTCTTTGCCGCAGATGAcgaaagtttaattttggaagtacataaatataacatttatgacacaaaacatgcattttacatTGAAGGACTTTGACGAAGGAGAAGCATGGGGCCAGATTGCTTGCGTTTTGGATGTTTATGACATGGGGGTCATAAACCACTCCTCAGGAATCCAGGGGGAGGGAGGACTATCTGGAGACAATTTAACTAACTGTCATGGGAGGGATTCCCCATTCGACTCACCTCAGACGGACCAGTATAAATCCGGCATAAACTTCTCCTGTGCCTCCTTCTCAGTCACACCAACTATAATTGAATTATAGTTTCTGGTTCCAACTTCTTTGTGTGCTCTTTGGTCACTATTTCCATTTAAGCCATCTGAGCCGGTTTTCTGCTTCTCTTGTAGATGTAGCTGGGAAGGTGATTCACCTTGTGGAGCGGGCTCCCCCTCCACCCTCCCAGCCTGGCGCAGGGTCAGGAGGCACCTCGGCAGAAAGCGGGCAGTCTTCATCCTCCCAGGGATCATCGCAGGTGCCTCCACATGATCGCAATGCCAACAGTTATGTAATGCTTGGAACCTTCAACCTCCCTGTCAACATCATGGATCCGCAGCAGATACAGGTAGGTCtgcattgtttgtttgtattgtcACGGATTAAGGTAGCGTTGCTCTGCAGATGACAGGATTCCGATTGCCCAACCAAACTCTTTTTGGGCAAGACAAGTTTAAGCTACGGGGTATGAGGAAGGCGTGAGTTCAGACAAGTTGAAACATCACTTTTCTAAACCGATTCCTTCTATCTGCTGTTCTTCAATATGAAGCTCTCTGCCAAATCCAGACTTTGGTAACAATTAAATGTTAGGTTCAAACAAACTGatacatttctctgaaaggaagacaagagaggggtcagttcttaaatcagactttacttgcacaaggagaacagacagagaatgttcaaaccagtctccacccgctTTGAACctgtaagaaatgttttttacaaaagcagACGAAAAGGAAAAGGGCCAAGTAATTTAGATCAAAATGACATCAAAATCAGATGGCTtcattaaaagtgaaaattaaacCAGAGGGATtgatttcagattttaaaagcCTAGATCTAGTCAGTTTATCATGCAGAGAACACATTGCTTTGTGGGATCTTTGTTGTTTCCATCTCAGGTTATCATTGAGTTTTGTCATCCAGTTTTTTCCACAATGTCTAATCACATTGTGTGTGGATTTTTCGATGAAAAAGGACAAAGATGGACGTTAGAACCTTACGTCACTAAATGTATATTAAATCTGTGTGATTCTGGTGTCTCCTAGATGTCTGTTCAGCAGATGGTCTCTGGAATGGGAGAAAATGCAAGAAACGCTCGAGTCACAGCCAGTACTGGAGTAAGAGTCTCCTCCCTTCTGTTCTTTAAAAGCtcctcaaatacaaaagagtgaaaaaaaatgttttcttcagagTAATGGGTCCGTAAACGTTCACATCGACATGGACCAGCCGGTGCAGAGCGAGCCCAGGCTGAGGCTGGTCCTGGCTGAGAATCTGCTGCGAGACctcaatgacgtcatcagcAGGATGGAGGTGAGCCGCTGCTCCACAGGAGTCTTCATCTCCTAACAGACGTCCACTGACATTCGTCTTTTTTAGGGTCGACAGAGCGACTCCCAAACCTCCCAATCGGAGACGACCTCAGCTgcggctccgcctcctccatcATCTTCATCCACAAGCTCTACTCCTTCTCCCTCCATTCAGCCCATGGACACCTCACCTCCTCCTACaactccacctcctccaccgACTTCCTCTGCTCAATCTGAGGGACCCACTCCACAGCCAGGACCCAAGTGAGACATTAAGCTTAtgagaattttatttatttggttgatATGTGAAGACTGTTTGTTTAAGCAGCAAATGGTTCATGAAACCAGTGATGGATTTGAAAAAgtgaagttttcttttcctcacacTTCAGACCAAACATTAGAGTTTATGCCAAAATactgaaataatttaaatttgattcacAAATTTATGTTTCTATTCGGATAAATGTTGTTCATATTTGTTATGGGAAAAACTTTCACATGAATGATGGCGtaaactgaaaactgaaacttttaattaaaattgataAGTTCTTATATTAAAATTAAGtgcaagttttctttttttttNNNNNNNNNNNNNNNNNNNNNNNNNNNNNNNNNNNNNNNNNNNNNNNNNNNNNNNNNNNNNNNNNNNNNNNNNNNNNNNNNNNNNNNNNNNNNNNNNNNNNNNNNNNNNNNNNNNNNNNNNNNNNNNNNNNNNNNNNNNNNNNNNNNNNNNNNNNNNNNTGCGGAGAGTCGAGGAGAGGCTGCAGCCTTTCATTCAGAGAGCCCACGGCATCCTGGagacggcggcggcggcagagTACAACAATGACACAGTAATGCAGCTTCCCTTCATCACAACACACTGAGTCAGCGCTCTGTCGAGGGAACGTTTGTGtttgcttgacatttttgggGTTGTTTCAGGAGCGGGAGGACGACCAAAGGACTCTCATACAGATGTGTGAGGGTCTCCGTCTCCTTGGCAACGCCCTGGTTGCCCTCAGTGATCTTCGACTGAACCTCATGAGCCCCGTCCCCCGACACTTGCATGTGGTGCGGCCCTTTTCCCACTACGCCAGCCCGGTCACTCTTCCCAGCGCCGTGCATCACCACGTCCCAGTGCAAGTACGTCAGAGTCTCAGTCTGCAGGTCTGACCCCCCGTCACACTTCCACTGACCCCCTCTGCTCTTCACCCACAGATGAACCTGGGTGCCACAGTGACTGTTGCGGCCAACAGCACTGAGGgacaggctccgcccacacaACCGGCCGGCCAGGCGGAGCAGGCAGGTCAGGGACAGACCTCCCCCTCACAGACTTCCCCGTCCAATCAGCAGGCGGGACAGGCTGGCCCCCGGGTCATCAGGATCAGCCACCAGGCAGTCCCGGTGGTCATGATGCAGATGAACGCGGACGGTGTGTTGTCCCAAACGCGCTGATTGAGTTTTCATCAAAGCAGTTCTGGGTTTCAGGAGCTTCAGCTGAAGCGTCTCGTCTGGTCAGAAGCAGCCGTGACGCTCAGGAAGTgactgacatgtttgtgtttgaccGCAGGTCCCAGCCCCGGCCCTGCCGCGGGGGGGCAGCAGATCCCGGCACAGCCAGGTGAGGGGCGTCTGCAGCTTCGTTTCTGTCTCTGGATTATGTTCTTCTAACCTTAATGCCCCCCCATTCAGGTGGTCTCCCCCCAGACTTCATGAGGAACCTCATGCAGCAGATCAGTCAGTACGCGGCCGCTGTCGCCACCAGCGCCGCCACCGCTGCTGCCACTGGACAGCCGACACCCCCTCAGCCCACCCCTCCCGGTCAGAGCTCCACTCCCAGCTCCTCGGCGGCTACAACGGGTCCCaacacccccaccaccacccccaccGCTCCGCCTCCTCCATCCCACGGCAGCCCCCAGCCTCAAGCCAGGGTGGTGTTCACCCGACCGTCTTTTACCACCAACATTACCCCCCCGGCCTTCGGGACCCGCGGAACCACCATCAACGTGAGGGCGGCCATGCCGGGCCAGCAGCAGGGCCAGGTGGGGGCGTGGTCTGTTTTTGACACTTCATGATCCGCCCAGGAAACTGACGGCTTTTCCCTCGCAGGCTTTCAATCCGGTGGCGTTCAACCAGATGATCACCGGGCTGGTGGGGCAGATGCTGCTGCCGGGGCAGATGGGTAATGAGCTCACTCATGACCAGAAGAACTGAAAGACGTTTTTTCTAcctaaagggttaaagatgaACTTCTGCTTTTTCCAGCTGCTCAAACGgtcacttcctcctcctccacatccacatcctcctcttcctctcagacctcctcctccttttctttctcAACCTCTGGTCCAACGCCTCCGTCTGCAAACGCCCCTCCCACCCAGAACCAGGCGGAGGCCGCCGGCAGCGAGCCCCAGCCGCCAGAGATCCCCCCCGACATCAGCCAGCTCATGAGCTCGCTCTTAGGGGGCGCTGGTGCCGGAGCCCCCTCCATAACCGTGACCACGTCCGGAGTCCCCGCCTTCCTCCAGGGCATGACTGAGTTCATGCAGCAGGTGAGTGTTTGTGCCATGAAAGCAGCACAGAAACATTGAAGATGTTTAGTCCCAGTTGAgatattctgtattttttttggctctCCAGCCGATCTTCCCCACGCCCCCCTCTGCAACCACCGCTGCCCCCGCCGCCGCAGGGGCAAACGCTGCTCCCAACCCGTCTGCTGCCGCCTCTGACTCCATCAACCCGGAGCTGTTCACTGGCATCGTCCGCGG from Oryzias melastigma strain HK-1 linkage group LG16, ASM292280v2, whole genome shotgun sequence includes the following:
- the glrx3 gene encoding glutaredoxin 3, giving the protein MANVLEATNRQQFEDFLAKAGKNLAVVHFQAAWAPQCGQMNEVMAELAKEHAHATFVKLEAEAVPEVSEKYDISSVPTFILFKGGEKVDRLDGAHAAELTKKVQGLAGSRSPQGAADGGAGDLNQRLKKLINAAPCMLFMKGSTQEPRCGFSRQMVALLKEHSVQFSTFDILSDEEVRQGLKAYSNWPTYPQLYVNGELVGGLDIVKELAESGELENTCPKAVTLEHRLKTIINQSPVMLFMKGNKEAARCGFSRQILEVLNTAGVDFDTFDILQDEEVRQGLKTYSNWPTYPQLYVKGELIGGLDIVKELKESGELESVLRGES
- the bag6 gene encoding LOW QUALITY PROTEIN: large proline-rich protein BAG6 (The sequence of the model RefSeq protein was modified relative to this genomic sequence to represent the inferred CDS: substituted 1 base at 1 genomic stop codon): MDEQTSDIEVTVKTLDSQSRTYTVGAQLTVKEFKEHIAPSVGIPVDKQRLIYQGRVLQDERTLADYNVAGKVIHLVERAPPPPSQPGAGSGGTSAESGQSSSSQGSSQVPPHDRNANSYVMLGTFNLPVNIMDPQQIQMSVQQMVSGMGENARNARVTASTGSNGSVNVHIDMDQPVQSEPRLRLVLAENLLRDLNDVISRMEGRQSDSQTSQSETTSAAAPPPPSSSSTSSTPSPSIQPMDTSPPPTTPPPPPTSSAQSEGPTPQPGPKXDIKLMRILRRVEERLQPFIQRAHGILETAAAAEYNNDTEREDDQRTLIQMCEGLRLLGNALVALSDLRLNLMSPVPRHLHVVRPFSHYASPVTLPSAVHHHVPVQMNLGATVTVAANSTEGQAPPTQPAGQAEQAGQGQTSPSQTSPSNQQAGQAGPRVIRISHQAVPVVMMQMNADGPSPGPAAGGQQIPAQPGGLPPDFMRNLMQQISQYAAAVATSAATAAATGQPTPPQPTPPGQSSTPSSSAATTGPNTPTTTPTAPPPPSHGSPQPQARVVFTRPSFTTNITPPAFGTRGTTINVRAAMPGQQQGQAFNPVAFNQMITGLVGQMLLPGQMAAQTVTSSSSTSTSSSSSQTSSSFSFSTSGPTPPSANAPPTQNQAEAAGSEPQPPEIPPDISQLMSSLLGGAGAGAPSITVTTSGVPAFLQGMTEFMQQPIFPTPPSATTAAPAAAGANAAPNPSAAASDSINPELFTGIVRGVLSTLMGSLGQTQNDSESIAQFMQRLSQATNIFISPEEPTGFFGELLMLVCQLFTMSDLVMLLHGQHQPLSRIQPMLSQFFTENYLSGREPTDQNITAAADSLVNELEEYITESFRESSVAVLDGVDVTQTNMSFFRHHLTTIATHILQCTDETFGPTLLRMCNRALFECLALNLHCLRGDQRALTAVINHRIRRMSTDISPSLVNWMTSMMSMRLQVILEHNPISQEQIQSFIVLQRDQSTASGTQEPEGAQSSAIGDTHSPAAATTAEEAMSVSHDMAARETRPLPGDLGALGGAAPLGGDMAGAEGGSEETSGESETWAASVPPEWVPIIRCDMMTQRKMKAQPPLSDAYLNGMPAKRRKTGQGSGSLLSLSDAVNQAARTAGVRPITSTEQLQGDLDSQEVKEAYSEQVKSDIKKRVREDPDFNSQQFPNAHRAFSSDS